The following proteins come from a genomic window of Vicia villosa cultivar HV-30 ecotype Madison, WI unplaced genomic scaffold, Vvil1.0 ctg.000894F_1_1, whole genome shotgun sequence:
- the LOC131632025 gene encoding putative disease resistance protein At3g14460, with translation MEAIQTELSNYVKVLLEKIVSVLSLDNCGYMMSSSVSLLKKMEKTLVDLHGVLYHPNNKLIPTQANNRSLRLLRHLVFHLASLLDKNDFLWYANHSRLSFSIAAIKSKTDTLKQILQLADHDESSIYGRDPDVEKLIHLLLSSSSDDDSKIRVISILGMGGIGKTALAKHLFNHPQVNHKFEFKLWADFSDDVDDSSVFENILESITSKTTINGVYPKLLLVLDGVWDARSVNWTLLMNILNAGVSGNRVIVTTRDERIAISMHTFLSVHYLRPLKVEDCWALLTEHAFGAHNYHQRYYLEEISASNKEMREKIGRKIAKKCDGLPLAAVEHGAILGISLDPDFWNYVLQSHARNTAYEVLASLKLSYNFLSDPLKQCFQYCSIFPKKSILEKKMVVHLWIAAGLLESSSTNQEKVGEEYFDELVSRSLIHRRSISDEEGNFGMHNFIHDLARDVSFLEISSSYCIDMDKHNLLDWMQNFSYNRGTYDSYDKFYMLYGVKGLKGLRTFLAFPLQEQLPLSLLSNKVLYDLLPKMKQLRMLSLSSYKSITKVPNSIGNLFSMKYLNLSQTNIERLPSEICELYHLQFLLLAGCKRLTELPEDMGKLISLRYLDVSNTALREMPVQLAKLENLHTLSDFVVSKHNGGLNIAELGKLPHLHGKLSISQLQNVNDPFEVDRANIKMKEQIDELALEWDLDSTFLDSQIQSVVLEKLRPSTNLKSLTIKGYGGINFPNWLGDSLFSNMVHLRISNCNDCLGLPSLGKLGNLKELVIEGMQSVETIGIEFYGSGDSSFQPFPSLESLHFENMQEWKEWDLIGDTATTFPNLKTLSLRKCSKLIAGNIIEKFPFLTELELKECPLLVQSMPLSDHVFRQLMFPLNLLQQLTIDGIPSSMSFPTNGLPKTLKFLIISNCENLEFLPREYLSNYTSLEELKISYSCNSMTSFTLGALPVLKSLFIEGCNNLKSISIAEDVSLKSLSFLRSIKIWDCSELESFTLGGLATPNLLYIAMWKCEKLHSLPEAMNSLAGLREMEIDNLPNLQSLVIDELPSSLQKLSVGYVGGIMWNTEPSWEHLTCLSVLRINGDDTVNMLMGPLLPTSLVKLCICGLNDTSIDEKWLQHLTSLQNLEIINAPKLKSLPKKGFPSSLSVLSVTRCPLLEASLWKKRGKEWRKIAHIPSIVINDELIT, from the coding sequence ATGGAGGCCATTCAGACAGAACTCTCAAATTATGTGAAGGTGTTGTTGGAAAAGATTGTTTCTGTTTTAAGCTTGGACAACTGCGGGTACATGATGAGTAGCAGCGTTTCACTCTTGAAAAAGATGGAGAAAACACTGGTGGATCTTCACGGTGTTCTTTACCATCCTAACAACAAACTCATCCCCACTCAAGCTAACAACAGATCGCTGCGTTTGCTGAGACATCTTGTTTTTCATCTTGCCAGTTTGCTtgacaaaaatgattttttatggtATGCCAACCATTCTCGTTTATCTTTTTCCATTGCAGCGATTAAGTCTAAAACGGACACtttaaaacaaatattacaaCTTGCTGATCATGATGAATCTTCTATTTATGGAAGAGACCCTGATGTTGAGAAACTTATACATCTTTTGTTGTCTAGTAGTAGTGATGATGATAGTAAAATTAGAGTGATTTCCATTCTTGGTATGGGAGGGATTGGTAAAACAGCCCTTGCTAAACACCTTTTCAATCATCCTCAAGTTAACCACAAATTTGAGTTCAAATTGTGGGCAGATTTCtcagatgatgttgatgattccaGTGTTTTTGAAAACATACTTGAATCTATTACTTCAAAAACAACCATTAATGGAGTTTACCCAAAACTTTTGCTGGTATTAGATGGTGTGTGGGATGCAAGATCTGTCAATTGGACATTGCTGATGAATATCTTAAATGCTGGGGTATCAGGAAATAGGGTCATCGTCACAACACGAGATGAAAGAATTGCAATATCCATGCATACCTTTCTTTCTGTCCATTATCTCAGACCCTTGAAAGTTGAAGATTGTTGGGCTTTACTAACCGAACATGCATTTGGAGCACACAACTACCATCAACGATACTATCTAGAAGAAATTAGCGCATCTAACAAAGAAATGCGAGAAAAGATTGGCCGAAAAATTGCAAAAAAGTGTGATGGATTACCATTAGCTGCTGTAGAACATGGGGCTATTCTTGGCATCTCATTGGACCCAGATTTTTGGAATTATGTGCTACAAAGCCACGCTCGCAATACAGCTTATGAGGTGCTAGCTTCTCTCAAATTGAGCTACAATTTTCTCTCTGATCCTTTAAAACAGTGTTTTCAATATTGttcaatttttccaaaaaagtcCATCTTAGAAAAAAAGATGGTAGTTCATTTGTGGATTGCAGCAGGCTTACTAGAATCATCCTCCACAAATCAAGAAAAAGTTGGAGAAGAATACTTTGATGAACTAGTGTCAAGGTCGTTGATACATCGGCGATCTATTAGTGACGAGGAAGGAAACTTTGGAATGCACAACTTCATCCATGATTTAGCTAGAGACGTTTCATTTCTAGAGATTTCATCTTCATACTGTATCGATATGGACAAACATAACCTACTTGATTGGATGCAGAATTTCTCATACAACAGAGGGACATATGATTCATATGACAAATTTTATATGTTATATGGAGTAAAAGGATTAAAAGGTCTGCGTACCTTTCTAGCATTCCCATTACAAGAACAATTGCCTCTTTCTTTGCTATCAAACAAGGTACTATATGACTTGCTGCCAAAAATGAAACAATTACGCATGTTGTCTCTGTCAAGCTACAAGAGTATTACCAAAGTTCCCAACTCTATTGGAAATTTGTTCTCCATGAAGTACTTAAATCTTTCTCAGACTAATATTGAAAGGTTGCCTTCTGAAATATGCGAGCTTTACCATCTGCAGTTCTTGTTGTTGGCAGGCTGTAAAAGGCTCACTGAATTACCGGAGGACATGGGAAAATTGATTAGTTTGCGCTACCTTGACGTTAGTAACACCGCATTGAGGGAAATGCCCGTACAATTAGCCAAACTAGAAAATCTCCACACTTTGTCTGACTTTGTTGTCAGCAAACATAATGGTGGATTGAATATTGCGGAGCTAGGAAAACTTCCCCACCTACATGGAAAACTTTCAATCTCACAGCTACAGAATGTTAATGACCCCTTTGAAGTAGATCGAGCCAATATAAAGATGAAAGAACAAATAGACGAGTTAGCTTTGGAATGGGATCTTGATAGTACTTTTTTAGATTCACAAATTCAAAGTGTTGTACTTGAAAAGTTGCGACCCTCAACAAATTTGAAAAGTCTCACCATCAAAGGCTATGGTGGAATCAACTTCCCCAATTGGTTAGGTGATTCTTTATTTAGCAACATGGTGCATTTAAGGATCTCGAATTGTAATGATTGTTTAGGGCTTCCATCCCTTGGAAAATTGGGTAATCTGAAAGAACTCGTTATTGAAGGGATGCAATCAGTGGAGACAATTGGTATTGAGTTCTATGGAAGTGGTGATTCTTCATTTCAACCATTTCCCTCTTTGGAGAGTCTACACTTTGAGAATATGCAAGAGTGGAAGGAATGGGACTTGATTGGAGATACGGCTACAACGTTTCCTAATCTAAAAACTTTATCGCTAAGAAAGTGCTCGAAACTGATTGCTGGAAACATAATTGAAAAATTTCCTTTCTTAACTGAACTTGAGTTAAAAGAATGTCCTTTACTGGTACAATCAATGCCATTATCTGATCATGTATTCAGGCAACTGATGTtccctttgaatcttcttcaacagCTGACCATAGACGGCATTCCATCTTCAATGTCTTTTCCAACAAATGGTCTACCAAAAACCTTGAAATTTCTGATAATCAGTAACTGTGAAAATCTAGAGTTCCTTCCTCGTGAATACTTGTCCAATTACACATCGCTTGAAGAATTGAAAATATCTTATAGCTGCAATTCAATGACATCATTTACCTTGGGTGCTCTCCCTGTCCtcaagagtttgtttattgaGGGTTGTAACAATCTGAAATCAATATCAATTGCAGAAGATGTGTCACTAAAGAGTCTCTCATTTCTTAGAAGCATCAAAATATGGGATTGTAGTGAATTGGAGTCATTTACCCTAGGTGGATTGGCCACTCCAAATCTTCTCTATATTGCAATGTGGAAGTGTGAGAAGCTTCATTCACTACCAGAAGCAATGAACAGTCTAGCCGGCCTTCGAGAAATGGAAATTGATAATCTACCAAACCTTCAATCTTTAGTCATAGATGAGTTGCCTAGTAGTTTACAAAAACTGTCTGTTGGCTATGTTGGTGGGATTATGTGGAATACTGAGCCAAGTTGGGAACATCTCACTTGTCTTTCAGTGTTGCGAATTAACGGTGATGATACGGTGAACATGTTGATGGGGCCACTGCTACCTACATCGCTTGTGAAATTGTGCATTTGTGGTCTTAATGATACAAGCATTGATGAGAAGTGGCTTCAGCATCTCACTTCTCTTCAAAACCTTGAGATTATTAACGCTCCCAAACTCAAGTCGTTGCCAAAGAAAGGATTTCCTTCCTCACTTTCAGTACTAAGTGTGACTCGCTGTCCATTACTAGAAGCAAGTTTGTGGAAAAAGCGGGGGAAAGAGTGGCGTAAGATTGCTCACATTCCCTCCATAGTTATTAATGACGAATTGATCACATGA
- the LOC131632027 gene encoding putative disease resistance protein At3g14460: MKEQIDELALEWDCDGTTLDSQIQSVVLEKLRPSTNLKSLTIKSYGGINFPNWLGDSLFSNMVHLRILNCNDCLWLPSLGKLGNLKELVIEGMQSVDTIGIEFYGSGDSSFQPFPSLESLHFGNMQEWKQWDLIGDTATTFPNLKTLSLRKCPKLIAGNITEIFPFLTELELRECPLLVQSISLSDHVFGQLMFPLNSLQQLTIDGFPYLMSFPTDGLPKTLKLLIISNCENLEFLPHDNLHNYTSLEELKISYSCNSMISFTLGTLPVLKSLFIEGCINLKSILIAEDESEKSLTFLRSIKIWDCNELESFTPVGLAAPNLRYIAMWKCEKLHSLPEAMNSLAGLREMEIDNLPNLQSFVIVELPSSLQKLSVGSVGGIIWNTEPTWEHLTCLSVLRINGDDTVNTLMGPLLPTSLVKLCICCLNDTSIDEKWLQHLTYLQNLEIINAPKLKSLPKKGFPSSLSVLSVTRSPLLEASLRKKRGKEWRKIAHISSVVINDELIT, translated from the coding sequence ATGAAAGAACAAATAGATGAGTTAGCTTTGGAATGGGATTGTGATGGTACTACTTTAGATTCACAAATTCAAAGTGTTGTGCTTGAAAAGTTGCGACCCTCAACAAATTTGAAAAGTCTCACCATCAAAAGCTATGGTGGAATCAACTTCCCTAATTGGTTAGGTGATTCTTTATTTAGCAACATGGTTCATTTAAGGATCTTGAATTGTAATGATTGTTTATGGCTTCCATCCCTTGGAAAATTGGGTAATCTGAAAGAACTCGTTATTGAAGGGATGCAATCAGTGGATACAATTGGTATTGAGTTCTATGGAAGTGGTGATTCTTCGTTTCAACCATTTCCTTCTTTGGAGAGTCTACACTTTGGGAATATGCAAGAGTGGAAGCAATGGGACTTGATTGGAGATACGGCTACAACGTTTCCTAATCTAAAAACTTTATCACTAAGAAAGTGCCCGAAACTGATAGCCGGAAACATAACTGAAATATTTCCTTTCTTAACCGAACTTGAATTAAGAGAATGTCCTTTATTGGTGCAATCAATTTCATTATCTGATCATGTATTTGGGCAACTGATGTTCCCTCTGAATTCTCTTCAACAGCTGACCATAGACGGTTTTCCATATCTGATGTCGTTCCCAACAGACGGTCTACCAAAAACCTTGAAACTTCTCATAATCAGTAACTGTGAGAATCTAGAATTCCTTCCTCACGATAACTTGCATAATTATACATCGCTTGAGGAATTGAAAATATCTTATAGCTGTAATTCAATGATATCATTTACCTTAGGCACTCTCCCTGTCCTCAAGAGTCTGTTTATTGAAGGTTGTATAAATTTGAAGTCAATATTAATTGCCGAAGACGAGTCAGAAAAGAGTCTCACATTTCTTAGAAGCATCAAAATATGGGATTGTAATGAATTGGAGTCATTTACTCCAGTTGGATTGGCCGCTCCAAATCTTCGCTATATTGCAATGTGGAAGTGTGAGAAGCTTCATTCACTACCAGAAGCAATGAACAGTCTGGCTGGCCTTCGAGAAATGGAAATTGATAATCTACCAAACCTTCAATCTTTTGTCATAGTTGAGTTACCTAGTAGTTTACAGAAACTGTCTGTTGGCTCTGTTGGTGGGATTATATGGAATACCGAGCCAACTTGGGAACATCTCACTTGTCTTTCAGTTTTGCGAATTAACGGTGATGATACGGTGAACACCTTGATGGGGCCATTGCTACCTACATCGCTTGTAAAACTGTGCATTTGTTGTCTTAATGATACAAGCATTGATGAGAAGTGGCTTCAGCATCTCACTTATCTCCAAAACCTTGAGATTATTAACGCTCCCAAACTCAAGTCGTTGCCAAAGAAAGGATTTCCTTCCTCACTTTCAGTACTAAGTGTGACTCGCTCTCCATTACTAGAAGCAAGTTTGCGGAAAAAGCGGGGGAAAGAGTGGCGTAAGATTGCTCACATTTCCTCAGTAGTTATTAATGACGAATTGATCACATGA